From Microbacterium pseudoresistens, the proteins below share one genomic window:
- the rfbB gene encoding dTDP-glucose 4,6-dehydratase, giving the protein MQRLLVTGGAGFIGSNFVHHVVAHTDHHVTVLDKLTYAGNRASLDGLPEDRVRFVQGDIADAELVDTLFADVDAVVHYAAESHNDNSLHSPRPFLDTNIIGTYTLLEAARAHDRRFHHISTDEVYGDLELDDPQRFTESTPYNPSSPYSSTKAGSDLLVRAWVRSFGVRATISNCSNNYGPYQHVEKFIPRQITNVIRGIRPKLYGAGENVRDWIHADDHSSAVLTILEKGRIGETYLIGADGERSNKDVVERILEEMGQPRDAYDHVTDRPGHDLRYAIDSTKLRTELGWQPQFADFEAGLSATVQWYRDNESWWAPAKDATEAFYASKGQ; this is encoded by the coding sequence ATGCAGAGACTGCTCGTCACCGGCGGCGCCGGCTTCATCGGTTCCAACTTCGTGCACCACGTCGTGGCGCACACCGACCACCACGTGACCGTGCTGGACAAGCTCACCTATGCGGGCAACCGCGCGTCCCTGGACGGGCTGCCCGAGGACCGCGTGCGGTTCGTGCAGGGCGACATCGCCGACGCCGAACTCGTCGACACGCTCTTCGCCGACGTCGATGCCGTGGTGCACTACGCCGCCGAATCGCACAACGACAACTCGCTGCACAGCCCGCGTCCGTTCCTGGACACCAACATCATCGGCACGTACACGCTGCTCGAAGCGGCGCGCGCGCACGACCGCCGCTTCCACCACATCTCCACCGACGAGGTGTACGGCGATCTCGAGCTCGATGACCCGCAGCGCTTCACGGAGTCGACCCCGTACAACCCGTCGTCCCCGTACTCGTCGACCAAGGCCGGCAGCGACCTGCTCGTGCGCGCCTGGGTGCGCTCCTTCGGCGTGCGGGCGACGATCTCGAACTGCTCGAACAACTATGGCCCGTACCAGCACGTGGAGAAGTTCATCCCGCGTCAGATCACCAACGTCATCCGCGGCATCCGCCCGAAGCTCTACGGCGCAGGCGAGAACGTGCGCGACTGGATCCACGCCGACGATCATTCCTCGGCCGTGCTGACGATCCTGGAGAAGGGCCGCATCGGCGAGACCTACCTGATCGGCGCCGACGGCGAGCGCAGCAACAAAGACGTCGTCGAGCGGATCCTCGAGGAGATGGGACAGCCCCGCGACGCGTACGACCACGTCACCGATCGCCCTGGTCACGACCTGCGCTACGCCATCGACTCCACCAAGCTGCGCACCGAGTTGGGGTGGCAGCCGCAGTTCGCAGACTTCGAGGCGGGCTTGTCCGCCACCGTGCAGTGGTACCGCGACAACGAGTCATGGTGGGCGCCCGCCAAGGACGCCACCGAGGCCTTCTACGCCTCGAAGGGGCAGTGA
- the rfbA gene encoding glucose-1-phosphate thymidylyltransferase RfbA, translating into MRGIILAGGTGSRLHPITLGVSKQLVPVYDKPMIYYPLSTLILAGIRDILMITTPHDAESFERLLGDGSRFGVSITYKTQPSPDGLAQAFVLGEEHIGSDSAALVLGDNIFYGQGMGTQLRQYTDLAGGVVFGYWVDDASAYGVVEFDDRGNVVSLEEKPAQPKSNYAVPGLYFYDNDVIEIAKGLEPSPRGELEITDVNRAYLERGDLKVQLLTRGTAWLDTGTFDSLAEATDFIRTVEKRQGLSIGCPEEVAWRMGFLTDDELRERAEPLVKSGYGAYLLKALAQGR; encoded by the coding sequence ATGCGCGGAATCATTCTCGCGGGCGGCACCGGCTCGCGCCTGCACCCGATCACGCTCGGCGTCTCGAAGCAGCTCGTGCCGGTCTACGACAAGCCGATGATCTACTATCCGCTGTCGACGCTGATCCTCGCGGGCATCCGCGACATCCTCATGATCACGACCCCGCACGACGCGGAGTCGTTCGAGCGCCTGCTCGGCGACGGATCGCGCTTCGGCGTGTCGATCACCTACAAGACCCAGCCCTCTCCCGACGGGCTCGCGCAGGCGTTCGTGCTCGGCGAGGAGCACATCGGCTCGGACTCCGCCGCGCTCGTGCTAGGCGACAACATCTTCTACGGCCAGGGAATGGGCACGCAGCTGCGCCAGTACACCGACCTCGCCGGCGGCGTGGTATTCGGCTACTGGGTCGACGACGCCTCCGCCTACGGCGTGGTCGAGTTCGACGATCGCGGCAACGTCGTCTCGCTCGAGGAGAAGCCGGCGCAGCCCAAGAGCAACTACGCCGTGCCCGGGCTTTATTTCTACGACAACGACGTGATCGAGATCGCCAAGGGGCTCGAGCCCTCGCCGCGCGGCGAGTTGGAGATCACCGACGTCAACCGCGCCTACCTCGAGCGCGGCGACCTCAAGGTGCAGCTGCTCACCCGTGGCACGGCCTGGCTCGACACGGGAACCTTCGACTCGCTCGCTGAGGCGACCGACTTCATCCGCACCGTCGAGAAGCGCCAGGGGCTCTCCATCGGCTGCCCCGAAGAGGTGGCGTGGCGGATGGGCTTCCTCACCGACGACGAGCTGCGCGAGCGCGCCGAGCCGCTGGTCAAGAGCGGCTATGGGGCGTACCTGCTCAAGGCCCTCGCACAGGGACGCTGA
- a CDS encoding rhamnan synthesis F family protein: MTSPTPASVFPVGGRRLVVYVVFDRRGGVDGFVPHALAGLREHAAHVLVVVNGSLSEEGRAALVPVSDEILVRENSGFDIWAHKDALDHVGDRIAEFDEVLLTNDTWFGPVRPYGAVFDRMGERSVHFWGMTDHAREEPNPFTGKGVLPYHLQSFWIAVRREMFLSEEWARYWRELAEMPDYFDAVLKHEAVFTEVFAGHGFVHDVAYPSADYPTDHPALFNADLLLADGCPLLKRRQFFHYPPYLDRHAVIGRRVVREVADYGYPVDLLWQNLARNVAPKTLNADAGMLEVLPDVDTGYDPARPFRIAVIAHVPDPARIDDILATVGRLGQEHVLFVSTHDEAGAARIRLRLDEAPAAERLRHEVRIVPSLGRDMSAFFVGMRDVLVGGEFDLVVKIHSRVPKKRSANAQRYFWRHQTDNLMAGPGYVANVLALFQREPGLGIVMPPMIHLGYATPGKGWDYYLPRAKRIAADLGIQVPFDGVSPLAPLGGMWICRPEALEPITRHEWQVTEFDKPTKRRRADLARVLERLVVYGAGEAGYHARTILTPEHAGISHVSMEYKLDQLASTTPGYPIEQIQFLQRAGWVNKGRALDLLRMYVRLNHPGIVSRVRPVLRPVRRAVGHGIRFVRRLVTGGRS; encoded by the coding sequence ATGACGAGCCCAACCCCTGCGTCGGTGTTTCCGGTGGGTGGTCGTCGGTTGGTCGTGTATGTGGTTTTTGATCGGCGTGGTGGGGTGGATGGTTTTGTGCCTCATGCGTTGGCGGGGTTGCGTGAGCATGCGGCGCATGTGCTGGTGGTGGTGAATGGTTCTCTGTCTGAGGAGGGCCGTGCGGCGTTGGTTCCGGTGTCGGATGAGATTCTGGTGCGGGAGAATTCGGGTTTCGATATCTGGGCGCATAAGGATGCGTTGGATCATGTGGGTGATCGGATTGCGGAGTTCGATGAGGTTCTGCTGACCAATGACACGTGGTTCGGTCCGGTGCGTCCGTATGGTGCGGTGTTCGATCGGATGGGGGAGCGGTCTGTTCATTTCTGGGGGATGACGGATCATGCCCGTGAGGAGCCGAATCCGTTCACGGGGAAGGGTGTTCTTCCGTATCATCTGCAGTCGTTCTGGATCGCGGTGCGGCGTGAGATGTTCTTGTCGGAGGAGTGGGCGCGGTATTGGCGTGAGCTTGCGGAGATGCCGGATTATTTCGATGCGGTGTTGAAGCATGAGGCGGTGTTCACGGAGGTGTTCGCGGGGCACGGGTTCGTGCACGACGTCGCCTACCCCTCCGCCGACTACCCGACCGATCACCCGGCGCTGTTCAACGCCGACCTGCTGCTGGCCGACGGCTGCCCGTTGCTCAAACGCCGACAGTTCTTCCACTACCCGCCCTATCTCGACCGCCATGCCGTGATCGGCCGGCGGGTCGTGCGCGAGGTGGCGGACTACGGATACCCGGTCGATCTGCTCTGGCAGAACCTCGCCCGCAACGTCGCCCCCAAGACGCTGAACGCCGATGCGGGCATGCTCGAAGTGCTTCCTGATGTCGACACCGGTTACGACCCGGCCCGGCCTTTCCGGATCGCGGTGATCGCGCATGTGCCCGACCCCGCCCGCATCGACGACATCCTCGCGACGGTGGGCCGGCTCGGGCAGGAGCACGTGCTGTTCGTCTCCACGCACGACGAGGCGGGCGCCGCGCGCATCCGCCTCCGCCTCGACGAAGCGCCTGCCGCAGAGCGCCTCCGCCACGAAGTGCGCATCGTGCCCTCGCTGGGGCGCGACATGAGCGCGTTCTTCGTGGGCATGCGCGACGTGCTCGTGGGCGGCGAGTTCGACCTGGTCGTCAAGATCCACAGCCGTGTGCCGAAGAAGCGCTCAGCGAACGCCCAGCGCTATTTCTGGCGGCACCAGACCGACAACCTCATGGCCGGGCCCGGCTACGTCGCCAACGTGCTCGCGCTGTTCCAGAGGGAGCCGGGTCTGGGGATCGTCATGCCGCCGATGATCCACCTCGGCTACGCCACCCCCGGCAAGGGCTGGGACTACTACCTTCCGCGTGCCAAGCGCATCGCGGCCGACCTCGGCATCCAGGTGCCCTTCGACGGCGTCTCACCGCTGGCGCCGCTGGGCGGCATGTGGATCTGCCGCCCGGAGGCGCTCGAACCGATCACCCGGCACGAGTGGCAGGTCACGGAGTTCGACAAGCCCACCAAGCGCCGCCGTGCCGATCTCGCCCGGGTGCTCGAACGACTCGTCGTGTACGGCGCGGGAGAAGCCGGCTACCACGCCCGCACGATCCTGACGCCCGAGCACGCGGGGATCAGCCACGTGTCGATGGAGTACAAGCTCGATCAGCTCGCCTCGACCACGCCGGGGTACCCCATCGAGCAGATCCAGTTCCTGCAGCGGGCGGGATGGGTCAACAAGGGCAGAGCTCTCGATCTGTTGCGCATGTACGTGCGTCTCAACCATCCAGGAATCGTGTCGCGAGTGAGACCCGTCCTCAGACCGGTTCGGAGAGCCGTCGGACACGGAATCCGATTCGTACGTCGTCTCGTCACGGGAGGCCGCTCATGA
- a CDS encoding rhamnan synthesis F family protein — translation MTREASVFPVGGRRLVVYVVFDRRGGVDGFVPHALAGLREHAAHVLVVVNGSLSEEGRAALVPVSDEILVRENSGFDIWAHKDALDHVGDRIAEFDEVLLTNDTWFGPVRPYGAVFDRMGERSVHFWGMTDHAREEPNPFTGKGVLPYHLQSFWIAVRREMFLSEEWARYWRELAEMPDYFDAVLKHEAVFTEVFAGHGFVHDVAYPSAEIGTKNASLYRAEALLDAGCPVLKRRPFMQWPPYLDHHAVVGRWTLQKAEELGYPVELFWQHAARTIPPKDLNTDAGALEVLPDIDLSYDPERPLRTVVIAHIFYVEMTDEMLDHADTLPGEYDLVVTTPDAERAEEIRAIIDARTGGHRAVEVRVLPSNDGRDQSAFLIACRDVLLSGEYELVVKIHSKKTPQDGYNVGRHFKEQQFENLLGGSGYTANLVALFQREPGLGMVFPPMIHIGYPTLGRGWSVNKPGAEKLAADLGIHVPLDDVSPLAPFGSMYVARPEALRLLVEHEWRYEQFGGAEAYRDGGTAHILERLPAYAAGELGYHVRTVATTEYVSISHTAMEYKLDEMAVTTPGYAYEQIELLRRAGFVGSGSAADFARMYMRINFPGTGARIRTLLSSDTLTGKVARSGRRQIARVRGLLRRGRRDAAE, via the coding sequence ATGACCAGGGAGGCGTCGGTGTTTCCGGTGGGTGGTCGTCGGTTGGTCGTGTATGTGGTTTTTGATCGGCGTGGTGGGGTGGATGGTTTTGTGCCTCATGCGTTGGCGGGGTTGCGTGAGCATGCGGCGCATGTGCTGGTGGTGGTGAATGGTTCTCTGTCTGAGGAGGGCCGTGCGGCGTTGGTTCCGGTGTCGGATGAGATTCTGGTGCGGGAGAATTCGGGTTTCGATATCTGGGCGCATAAGGATGCGTTGGATCATGTGGGTGATCGGATTGCGGAGTTCGATGAGGTTCTGCTGACCAATGACACGTGGTTCGGTCCGGTGCGTCCGTATGGTGCGGTGTTCGATCGGATGGGGGAGCGGTCTGTTCATTTCTGGGGGATGACGGATCATGCCCGTGAGGAGCCGAATCCGTTCACGGGGAAGGGTGTTCTTCCGTATCATCTGCAGTCGTTCTGGATCGCGGTGCGGCGTGAGATGTTCTTGTCGGAGGAGTGGGCGCGGTATTGGCGTGAGCTTGCGGAGATGCCGGATTATTTCGATGCGGTGTTGAAGCATGAGGCGGTGTTCACGGAGGTGTTCGCGGGGCACGGGTTCGTGCACGACGTCGCCTACCCCTCCGCCGAGATCGGCACGAAGAACGCCTCGCTCTACCGGGCCGAGGCGCTGCTGGACGCCGGATGCCCCGTGCTCAAGCGTCGCCCCTTCATGCAGTGGCCGCCCTACCTCGACCACCACGCCGTCGTGGGGCGCTGGACGCTGCAGAAGGCGGAGGAGCTGGGCTATCCGGTGGAGCTGTTCTGGCAGCACGCGGCAAGGACCATCCCGCCGAAAGACCTCAACACCGACGCCGGCGCGCTCGAGGTGCTGCCCGACATCGACCTCTCCTATGATCCGGAGCGGCCGCTGCGCACGGTCGTGATCGCGCACATCTTCTACGTGGAGATGACCGACGAGATGCTCGATCACGCCGACACCCTGCCCGGTGAGTACGACCTCGTCGTCACCACGCCCGATGCGGAGCGAGCCGAGGAGATCCGGGCGATCATCGACGCGCGCACCGGCGGTCACCGCGCCGTGGAGGTGCGGGTGCTGCCCTCGAACGACGGGCGCGATCAGAGCGCGTTCCTCATCGCCTGCCGCGACGTGCTGCTCTCGGGCGAGTACGAGCTCGTCGTCAAGATCCACTCCAAGAAGACGCCGCAAGACGGCTACAACGTGGGCCGGCACTTCAAGGAGCAGCAGTTCGAGAACCTGCTCGGCGGCTCCGGCTACACCGCCAACCTCGTGGCGCTGTTCCAGCGCGAACCGGGGCTGGGTATGGTCTTCCCGCCGATGATCCACATCGGCTATCCGACCCTGGGGCGGGGTTGGTCGGTCAACAAACCCGGTGCCGAGAAGCTGGCCGCGGACCTCGGCATCCACGTCCCCCTCGATGACGTCTCACCTCTGGCCCCGTTCGGATCGATGTACGTGGCCCGGCCCGAGGCGCTGCGACTGCTCGTCGAGCACGAGTGGCGCTACGAGCAGTTCGGCGGCGCCGAGGCCTATCGTGACGGAGGCACGGCGCACATCCTCGAGCGTCTCCCGGCGTACGCCGCGGGCGAGCTCGGGTATCACGTGCGCACGGTGGCGACGACGGAGTACGTCTCGATCAGCCACACCGCGATGGAGTACAAGCTCGACGAGATGGCGGTGACGACCCCTGGATACGCATACGAGCAGATCGAGCTGCTTCGGCGCGCCGGATTCGTGGGGTCGGGATCGGCCGCAGACTTTGCAAGAATGTACATGCGCATCAACTTCCCCGGCACCGGTGCGCGCATCCGAACACTGCTGTCATCCGACACCCTGACGGGCAAGGTCGCCCGGAGCGGGCGTCGGCAGATCGCGCGGGTGCGCGGGCTTCTGCGCCGCGGGCGGAGAGACGCCGCGGAATGA
- a CDS encoding ABC transporter permease: MDTTERFARLDAAPFSTIDSRGLRVSGGKIREIFQRRQLLGLLVRRDLQARYRDSFLGFLWSVIRPLVQFVMYFVVLGQFLRAAEGIDDFAIYLFSGLTLYVFFNDMIAGATASIVGNSALVKKIYLPREVFPLASIGAAGFLFLVQLAVLLVAALAFQALPQPAEMLWFFPSLLLVLVYGTALGLLLAAMNVYLRDMQYLTEVVLMLAMWASPIVYSWAMVRDVIDRFHMPLWMIEVYAANPLTIAVLGFHKAFWGAGVAADYPEHLALRMLIATIIGLVLLWGAHRVFTRVQGNFAQEL, translated from the coding sequence TTGGACACGACAGAACGCTTCGCGCGCCTCGACGCCGCGCCCTTCTCCACGATCGATTCGCGAGGGCTCAGGGTGAGCGGCGGAAAGATCCGCGAGATCTTCCAGCGCCGCCAGCTGCTCGGGCTGCTCGTGCGACGCGACCTGCAGGCGCGGTACCGCGACAGCTTCCTGGGCTTCCTGTGGTCGGTCATCCGACCCCTCGTGCAGTTCGTCATGTACTTCGTCGTGCTCGGGCAGTTCCTGCGCGCCGCCGAGGGCATCGACGACTTCGCGATCTACCTGTTCTCGGGGCTCACGCTCTATGTCTTCTTCAACGACATGATCGCCGGGGCGACAGCATCGATCGTCGGAAACTCCGCCCTGGTGAAGAAGATCTATCTTCCTCGCGAGGTGTTCCCCCTGGCGAGCATCGGCGCGGCAGGCTTCCTCTTCCTCGTGCAGCTCGCGGTGCTGCTCGTCGCGGCACTCGCCTTCCAAGCGCTGCCGCAGCCCGCCGAGATGCTGTGGTTCTTCCCCTCGCTGCTGCTCGTCCTCGTCTACGGCACGGCGCTCGGGCTGCTGCTGGCAGCCATGAACGTGTACTTGCGCGACATGCAGTACCTCACCGAGGTGGTGCTCATGCTCGCGATGTGGGCGTCGCCGATCGTCTACTCGTGGGCCATGGTGCGCGACGTGATCGACCGCTTCCACATGCCGCTGTGGATGATCGAGGTGTACGCGGCGAACCCCCTCACGATCGCCGTGCTCGGCTTCCACAAGGCGTTCTGGGGTGCGGGCGTCGCCGCCGACTATCCCGAGCACCTCGCGCTGCGCATGCTCATCGCGACCATCATCGGCCTCGTCCTGCTCTGGGGAGCGCACCGCGTGTTCACCCGGGTGCAGGGCAACTTCGCTCAGGAGCTGTGA
- a CDS encoding ABC transporter ATP-binding protein, translating into MTTSGPDIIRLHGVTKLFQVRKDNSLKDRIVHFGKLGQEFRQNFTAVDDVSLSIAAGTTVGLLGANGSGKSTLLKLIGGIIAPSEGTVQTRGRMAALLELGAGFHPDLSGRENVYLNASILGLTREETDAVFDDIVEFAGIGSFIDSAVKFYSSGMYVRLAFAVAVHTDPDILLVDEVLAVGDETFQRKCMDRIAQFRAEGRTIVLVSHSAQQVAELCDRGIVLSEGRIVHDGDTNEAIRALRTSLELRRRTSKSASDAQPIQVQKVELFDAEGRVADTIATGDPLTLRVHVSAEHPFERWDVGFSIDTPFGHMVLASNTELLGRTLDPIDGSATVDLRIESLRIGRGQYFVNANVAGVSEVSTHALMQAALLNVEGGEGTLGSSSAVVFVPGTHARD; encoded by the coding sequence ATGACGACATCAGGGCCGGACATCATCCGTCTTCACGGGGTCACCAAGCTCTTTCAGGTCCGCAAGGACAACAGCCTCAAAGACCGCATCGTCCACTTCGGAAAGCTCGGCCAGGAGTTCCGCCAGAACTTCACCGCCGTCGACGACGTGAGCCTGTCGATCGCGGCCGGCACCACCGTGGGACTGCTCGGAGCCAACGGTTCGGGCAAGTCCACGCTGCTCAAACTGATCGGCGGAATCATCGCTCCGTCGGAGGGGACGGTGCAGACCCGCGGCAGGATGGCTGCTCTGCTCGAGCTCGGTGCGGGGTTCCATCCCGACCTCTCCGGGCGCGAGAACGTGTACCTCAATGCCTCGATCCTCGGCCTCACGAGGGAGGAGACCGACGCCGTCTTCGACGACATCGTCGAGTTCGCAGGGATCGGCTCGTTCATCGACTCGGCCGTGAAGTTCTACTCCTCGGGCATGTACGTGCGCCTGGCCTTCGCCGTGGCCGTGCACACCGACCCCGACATCCTCCTCGTCGACGAGGTGCTGGCCGTGGGCGACGAGACCTTCCAGCGCAAGTGCATGGACCGCATCGCGCAGTTCCGCGCCGAGGGGCGCACGATCGTGCTCGTGAGCCACTCCGCCCAGCAGGTCGCCGAGCTGTGCGACCGAGGAATCGTGCTCAGCGAAGGGCGGATCGTGCACGACGGCGACACGAATGAGGCGATCCGCGCTCTGCGCACCTCGCTCGAGCTTCGTCGCAGGACGTCGAAGAGCGCTTCCGACGCTCAGCCGATCCAGGTGCAGAAGGTGGAGCTCTTCGATGCGGAGGGGCGTGTTGCCGACACGATCGCGACAGGCGATCCCCTCACCCTTCGTGTGCACGTGAGCGCGGAGCATCCGTTCGAGCGCTGGGACGTCGGGTTCAGCATCGATACGCCCTTCGGGCACATGGTGCTCGCCTCGAATACCGAACTGCTCGGGCGCACTCTCGACCCGATCGACGGATCGGCCACCGTAGATCTGCGAATCGAGAGTCTTCGGATCGGTCGGGGCCAGTACTTCGTCAACGCCAATGTCGCCGGCGTCAGCGAGGTCAGCACCCACGCGCTCATGCAGGCCGCCCTGCTGAACGTGGAGGGCGGCGAGGGCACGCTCGGGTCGTCGTCGGCCGTCGTGTTCGTGCCGGGTACGCACGCCCGCGACTGA
- a CDS encoding glycosyltransferase family 1 protein has translation MRTLLRRLWRSSRSVPALGALLRTLDRAWWARTIRHTGLVDTDFVALQLGRPVTAAQAIRRYVRGGHARGLSLNPLVLERLVSAQLPDADRVPALYAYLVADTAEISTSPVWSAPAHAAAHPDALRSPGGPVGDAWRRALRGETLPLRAGRRTRDATREEILDAARGALVAHETGSDAGAAAFPGSVADAIVWRLDATDDDGTALSVLSDVLAEGHDDSAALVCLGAAPADVRIAAGLLALVDGRVALTGVAPPVADIEAASPLGTLLTVRAGGARACADAVNAVRAAGRQRPSGLLWLSPTGTIASAGLVAGDVTAGTTAHPLLHGFPREDLASFGEAVDVAAIDSPVRAHLVGAAETPRTLLDHTVTRRGAPAPRTLPAEITTPRPAGAPGRGLALEITDAGPVVTRHRETTTLPDGRTVPRLRWAIRTAAPAGGAGRSWGDTHFARGIATALERLGQYVAVDARPATSRASSALDDVSLTLRGPHPLAPPPTGVRMLWIISHPDEITAEEVARFDIVHAASAPWAAQAAERWARPVHPLLQCTDTTRFTPSGAPRTAELVFVGTARGIARPAVIEPLRAGAPLRVYGPDWRGYIAASAIAATHVPNDELPRLYEAAGAVLNDHWPAMQREGFVSNRLFDVVAAGGRAISDDVEGIAELFGGAVRTYRSEQELRELVTGDLDALFPAEHDLSAISARIREKHSFDARAATLLEAALTRLQG, from the coding sequence GTGCGCACCCTCCTGAGACGACTGTGGCGTTCGTCGCGATCCGTCCCCGCCCTGGGTGCGCTTCTGCGCACGCTCGACCGCGCCTGGTGGGCCAGGACGATCCGGCACACCGGCCTGGTCGACACCGACTTCGTCGCGCTCCAGCTCGGGCGGCCCGTCACCGCCGCGCAGGCGATCCGCCGCTATGTGCGCGGCGGCCACGCCCGGGGGCTCAGCCTCAACCCGCTCGTGCTGGAACGACTCGTCTCCGCGCAGCTGCCGGATGCCGACCGCGTGCCCGCGCTGTACGCGTACCTCGTCGCCGACACCGCCGAGATCTCGACGAGCCCCGTGTGGTCGGCCCCCGCCCACGCTGCGGCCCACCCTGACGCACTGCGCTCGCCCGGAGGGCCCGTCGGCGACGCCTGGCGGCGAGCGCTGCGCGGCGAGACCCTGCCGCTGCGCGCCGGACGGCGAACGCGCGACGCCACACGCGAAGAGATCCTCGACGCCGCCCGCGGCGCACTCGTCGCGCACGAGACCGGCTCCGACGCGGGCGCTGCGGCATTCCCCGGCTCCGTCGCCGATGCGATCGTGTGGCGCCTGGATGCGACCGACGACGACGGCACTGCGCTCTCGGTGCTCTCCGACGTGCTCGCCGAGGGCCACGACGACAGCGCGGCGCTGGTGTGCCTCGGCGCAGCCCCGGCCGATGTGCGCATCGCCGCGGGTCTGCTCGCGCTCGTCGACGGGCGCGTCGCGCTCACGGGCGTCGCCCCTCCGGTCGCGGATATCGAGGCGGCCTCGCCTCTGGGCACTCTGCTGACCGTGCGCGCCGGGGGTGCGCGGGCCTGCGCCGACGCCGTGAACGCCGTGCGCGCGGCCGGTCGGCAGCGGCCGAGCGGTCTGCTCTGGCTCAGCCCGACGGGCACGATCGCCTCGGCGGGCCTCGTCGCCGGCGACGTCACGGCGGGCACGACGGCCCACCCGCTGCTGCACGGCTTCCCCCGCGAAGACCTCGCATCCTTCGGAGAGGCCGTCGACGTCGCGGCCATCGACTCCCCCGTCCGCGCGCACCTGGTCGGCGCCGCCGAGACGCCCCGTACGCTCCTCGACCACACCGTGACACGTCGCGGCGCACCCGCACCGCGCACGCTGCCGGCGGAGATCACGACACCGCGGCCGGCGGGTGCTCCCGGTCGTGGTCTCGCGCTGGAGATCACCGACGCCGGGCCCGTCGTGACCCGGCACCGTGAGACCACGACGCTGCCCGACGGTCGCACGGTTCCGCGCCTGCGCTGGGCGATCAGGACCGCGGCTCCCGCCGGGGGAGCCGGCCGGTCTTGGGGCGACACGCACTTCGCCCGCGGGATCGCCACCGCGCTCGAGCGGCTCGGCCAGTACGTCGCCGTCGATGCGCGGCCCGCGACGTCGCGTGCGTCGAGCGCGCTCGACGACGTCTCTCTCACGCTGCGCGGACCCCATCCGCTCGCCCCTCCCCCCACCGGCGTGCGGATGCTGTGGATCATCAGCCACCCCGACGAGATCACGGCGGAGGAGGTCGCCCGGTTCGACATCGTGCACGCCGCCTCGGCCCCGTGGGCGGCACAGGCCGCAGAGCGCTGGGCCCGACCCGTGCACCCGCTGCTGCAGTGCACGGACACCACCCGCTTCACGCCCTCGGGAGCGCCCCGCACCGCGGAGCTCGTCTTCGTCGGCACGGCCAGAGGCATAGCCCGGCCCGCTGTCATCGAGCCGCTGCGGGCGGGCGCACCGCTGCGCGTGTACGGACCCGACTGGCGCGGCTACATCGCCGCGAGCGCCATCGCCGCCACGCACGTGCCCAACGATGAGCTGCCACGGCTGTACGAGGCGGCGGGCGCCGTGCTCAACGACCACTGGCCCGCGATGCAGCGCGAGGGATTCGTCTCCAACCGGCTCTTCGACGTCGTGGCCGCGGGCGGTCGGGCGATCAGCGACGATGTCGAGGGGATCGCGGAGCTCTTCGGCGGGGCAGTGCGCACCTACCGCTCCGAGCAGGAACTGCGCGAGCTGGTGACCGGCGACCTTGACGCCCTCTTCCCCGCCGAGCACGACCTGTCCGCGATCTCCGCGCGGATTCGTGAGAAGCACTCCTTCGACGCGCGCGCCGCAACGCTCCTCGAGGCCGCGCTGACCCGACTGCAGGGCTGA